In Streptomyces liangshanensis, the DNA window AGGACAGCGAGGTGACCGAGCGGAGGAAGCCGGTGAAGAAGGCCGCGCCCTGACCGCGGGTGTCGGCCAGTTGCCTGCTGTACGCGAAGAGTTGGGCGAAGCTCGTACTGCCGACGCCGAAGCAGCACACCCCGGCGACCAGCAGGAGGTAGTAGTCGCGCAGACCCGAGTACGAGAACCCTCCGGCGGCGGACAGGAGCGCGCAGAGGGCGAGCAGGCGCCGGCGGTCCCGTACCCGGTCGGAGAGCACACCGACCACGAGGTCGACGGCTATCTCGCCGACGGCCCGCCCGGCGAAGAACAGGCCGATCATCAGCGGGGTCGCGCCGACCTCGTCGGCGAGGAAGAGACTGGCCGAGGTCGAGACCATCGCGCCCGCCACCCCGGCGGCTCCGGTGACCCCGACCAGCCGGACGACCGCGCCCTCACGGAGGAACGACAGGCGTGCGCCCCTCCCGGTGGCGGAGGGACCACCCGGCGGCGGCGCCCCGGGGGTCGCGGGCGGGATGCCCGGGGTCGGGTCGGGTTCGGCGGTCATGCCGGCTCTCCGTCGGTCCGGCCGCCGGGACGGCGGCATTGCCGGATCAGGCAAGTAAAGGTCACATCGGAGGCAACCATCCGGATCACCCCCACCCCGTCCCGCGCCTACCCGAGGTCCGCGACCAGTTGGTCCAGGACGCGCAGCGCCGCGGCCGCCCGTACCGGGTCCTGGTAGTACGGGTCGTCGGGGACGGGCAGGGAGCCGGCCAGCGCCCAGCCGCGCCCGCGCGCCCAGGTGGCGTCGTCCACGCCGAGCGCCGCGCGGTAGACCCCGCGCACCTCGTCGGGCAGGAAGTTCCAGGCGGGCAGCAGGTCCACGGCGGGGTCGCCCGCGGCCAGGGTGCCGAAGTCGATGACCGCGCTCAGCCTGCCGTCGGCCAGCAGGATGTTGCCCGTCCCGAGATCGCCGTGGATCCACACCGGCGGCCCCTGCCAGGCGGGCGCCGTGAGCGCCGCCTCCCACACGGCCGTCAGCGCGTCGGTGTCGGCGAGGCCCTTCATGGCCTCGATCTTGGGCAGGACACGCGCCTCGGACGCCAGGGAGTCCCGCGCGTCACCCATCGGCACCCCGCGGAACGCGTTGCTCCACCGCGGCCCCGGCGCGCCGGTGGCGTCGACCGCCTGGAGGGCGGAGACGAAAGCGGCCAACTCGGTGGCGGCGCCCGCCGGATCGGCGAGGTCGGCGCCCGACGCGTTCTCCCCGGCCAGCCACCGGTAGACCGACCAGGCGAAGGGGTAGCCCTCGGCGGGCTCGCCCATCGCCACCGGTTCCGGGACGGGCAGCGGGAGGTGCGGCGCGAGGCGCGGGAGCCACGTGTGCTCGCGCTCCACCTGGCCCGCCCAGCGGGGGAAGCGCGGCAGCCGTACGGACAGGTCGTCGCCCAGCCGGAACGTGGCGTTGTCCATGCCGGGCACGGGAATGGGCGACAGGGGCAGGTCCGCCCACCGGGGAAACCGGGCCGCGAGCAGACGGCGGACCAGGGCCTCGTCGACGGGGACTTCGTCCGTGCCGACGGGGGCGTCGTCCGGGCTGGTCGATGACACGCGCATCTCCTCGGTAGGGGGCCCGACCGATGTTGCCAAACTTGGCAACATTCGGTCAACCCATTAAGAGATCCTGCGCGTTGACTCCAGTGCCCCGGCGAGGATGCGCCAGATGTCGGCCGCGAGATCTACGTTCGCCGCCTGCCTGGCCTCCTCGCCCAGTTCCCTGAGCCGGCCGAGCCCCCGCTCCTCGTGCCCCTCCAGGAGGAGCAGCCGGCTGTCGAGGACGCTGAGCCTGATCCGGTCACGGTAGGTCATGCGCATGTCGTCGCCGTCGAGTTCGTCGTGCGCGGCGCGGGCGTCCTCGTACCGGCCCTCGTGGAAGGCGAGGTAGGCCCGGAGCATCAGCAGCTCCTGCCGCATGACCGAGGTGCCGACCAGGGCGAGCGCGCCCTCCGCCTCGCTCAGGTACACGCGGCCGTCGCCGGTGAGGGGCGGTTCGGTCTGGAGGCAGAGCGAGGCCGTCGCCAGCCGGAGCCGTACCCAGAGCGTGAGGTCGACCCGGCTGTCCAGCCCGCGCATGGCCCGCTCCAGGAACTCCCGGGCCCGCT includes these proteins:
- a CDS encoding aminoglycoside phosphotransferase family protein; this translates as MRVSSTSPDDAPVGTDEVPVDEALVRRLLAARFPRWADLPLSPIPVPGMDNATFRLGDDLSVRLPRFPRWAGQVEREHTWLPRLAPHLPLPVPEPVAMGEPAEGYPFAWSVYRWLAGENASGADLADPAGAATELAAFVSALQAVDATGAPGPRWSNAFRGVPMGDARDSLASEARVLPKIEAMKGLADTDALTAVWEAALTAPAWQGPPVWIHGDLGTGNILLADGRLSAVIDFGTLAAGDPAVDLLPAWNFLPDEVRGVYRAALGVDDATWARGRGWALAGSLPVPDDPYYQDPVRAAAALRVLDQLVADLG